One window from the genome of Dermacentor silvarum isolate Dsil-2018 chromosome 5, BIME_Dsil_1.4, whole genome shotgun sequence encodes:
- the LOC125946085 gene encoding uncharacterized protein LOC125946085, giving the protein MVEAAHCTCMAGLGEACSHIGALLFYLEAASNFRDGQACTDKENAWLPPYSSTVPCAPLAHIDFASATTKKRRLDGHRSSSPKKPATTIERPSQNEWKAFLDRIKKAGKYSAVFALKKDYCEEFILVQVKHSTALLGHLARDKPLSRDAMLEECAMFAQVSVKVWKRQREVSRPQQRGSPSEQAGSRHRQPTQLAERP; this is encoded by the exons ATGGTCGAAGCTGCACACTGCACGTGTATGGCCGGTCTCGGCGAAGCCTGCTCGCACATTGGTGCACTGCTCTTCTATTTAGAAGCAGCTTCAAATTTTCGTGATGGTCAGGCTTGCACTGATAAGGAAAATGCATGGCTGCCTCCGTACTCAAGTACTGTGCCCTGTGCGCCACTTGCACACATTGACTTTGCATCAGCTACCACCAAGAAAAGGCGGCTGGATGGACATCGATCATCATCCCCAAAGAAACCAGCCACCACTATTGAGAGGCCTTCACAGAACGAATGGAAGGCCTTTCTCGACAGAATTAAGAAGGCTGGCAAATATTCTGCAGTGTTTGCACTGAAAAAGGACTATTGCGAGGAGTTCATCCTTGTGCAAGTGAAGCACTCCACTGCTCTTCTCGGACACTTGGCAAGAGACAAGCCGTTGTCAAGGGATGCGATGCTGGAGGAGTGCGCAATGTTTGCCCAGGT GTCTGTAAAGGTGTGGAAGCGGCAACGAGAGGTCAGTCGGCCTCAGCAACGTGGTTCGCCTTCAGAGCAGGCCGGGTCACGGCATCGACAGCCCACGCAGCTTGCCGAACGACCTTGA